The Nicotiana tomentosiformis chromosome 2, ASM39032v3, whole genome shotgun sequence genome includes the window GGCGGACGCACGTGGGGCAAGTAGGGTAGTGCATAATTtgataaataccgaattaccatatcgaaatcgaaaattttggtattcggtattcgATATTTTTGTATTCGATAGGGTATttgatttatatttttaaaaaaaaattggtattaggtatggtatttggtattttaaaataaattatcgAAATGCCGATACCGTATcgaattatatattatattacacaatacacattttattaattataacataagtataagaaatctaaattttactttcttttattctctaagttcatcaattaactctaagcaagtaacaagacatttctcTAAGTTTTCTCGCTCTAGGTTGGTATATGATGGTTTTGGACAAAACGTTTGTCAACAaacgtttttagttttgtacttttgagtattttaattaagaatattatcgtctatgactctatgcactagttagtattcaaaccgaataaaccgaactTATCGAACCGAATAAActgaaaccgaaaggagaaaaatcgaaccatGCCGAATTTAGTttggtacggtattggtatagcattttacgaAACCGAGTACTGAAtataccgaaccgaaatatctaaataccataCCGTATCGTACCGACCAACGAACACCCCTAGTGGAAAGCGagttcaactgaacccgcttcatcaaaaaataatgttgtgtatatgtataaattaggattaaagctgcgtaaattttgtataaatattttatttgaactcaCTTGGCAACTattattttacgactaaagttacGTACTTTTAAGATTAAGTCCGATTTCTCAAAATCCTAGATCTACCACTTAAGGTTTTAGTAATTTATTATTCCTCATAAGAGCATAATTGTTTTTTTTAAGCCTCCACTGCAGCTATAGCCAGCTAAAACGTTCATAAATTAAAGAAGAATTTTACACTTTGAATATATTATCATAGACTAGACCCACGGGTAATACTGGAAATGTTGTTATAATATATTATTATCATAGAGTAAAGCATAGGTACATGGCAAGGGAAACGTGAGTTGTGAAGTTGTGCGTTGCATGTGCGAAACATACATACTCTTGGGGGGGGtgtggtacgaaggaaaatattttccgaaaaaaaaATTTCACCCACCAATCAAATAtgaaaaaataagtgataaaactattcattttctaggaaaatattttccatgttTTCCTTTATACCAAACACCCTTAAATTTGTTGTAATGCAAGGATTTTTAATCCAAAAGAAATCATCATATTTAGCTAACACAATGTTTCTTAAGTTCATTTGTAGCATTAGATTTGCATTTTCTTCTAAAGTCGGCTAAAGTACTAGGAAATAAAAGTACAAATACAAcataatatttatattttgaaaataaaaattacTTCATTGGAAAGTAAGTCAAAATATGACATTAGATTCTTCTTATTTGATCCGGCAACAGAAAACATTAGGATGCAGAAAACATTAGGATGCAGTAGACTGGAGAGACATTCAATCAACATTGGTATATAATAATTAACAACAATGACTACTTAACCTCACCTTTGAAAGCTAGAATTGTCTGTATAACTGTGAGTATGAGAAGTGTGATGGCTGCCACAGTTGAAGCTCCAGCCCAAGGACTCTGAAAATAATTGTGCCTCAAACTTGCCATCATTTGACTCCATGGCTTTTCACAATGTTGGATCAATTTGCTGCATTCTTCTCTGTAATAGAAGTCAGTGACTATCACTCCACTTGAAAGTTTCTTGAAGATGCTGGCCACTTCTTTGTCATCTCCTAGATCTTTAAGGATGATTTTATTTTGGCGAAGGAGATTCACATCTCTATGTGAGCCAATAAGTTGAGTCATTATATGAGCATAATTCGAAAAATAAGGATATGCACCAGAAGAATGTTGCTCATAAGCTATTAAATTTCGCATGAAGGTTTCCATAGTATCCTCGATTGTGAAACATGGGATTTTCATTAACCCCTTTTCGAAGTTGATATCGAATAAAGTTGTTTTATCGTTCACATCTTCCGCCACGCTTCCTATTTTTGAGAAGCTAACTCCAGCATTATAAAGCTCCGTTGCACTTGGAATATGATAGCAATCCCATAAATCAAGGACATCGGGTATTTCTTTTGACCTGGTTAATTGCAAAATGTTCCCACAGAAACTTATTTTGCAACATTCCTTTCCCCTGCTGCTAGCATTCTTGGTTTCTCTAGTTTTCTGATCATGTGATGGGCGACAAAACATGTGTACTGCATCTAGTAAGTGGTCGATGTTTTCTGCATTCAAATCGTCGATTTCTGATGGTGGCATAAATGTCACTTTTGGGAAAATATTAAGTAATGTCGTTCTCACCATATTCAAGAAGCTTCGTTCTGTAGGATTCTTTGTCATGTCATGTAGCATGGTGAGAACAAAGAAAGGCAGTTGGTATTCTAGTAACACCATGTCTAGACATACTTGATTTATCATCCATTCCAAGTTGATAATTTGGTTGGATTCTTCTGGCTCAACTTCACAACGCTCTCGAATAAACTCAACCACAAAACAACCATCAAGCAACAACATTTGTGAAAATTTGACAACAATGTCACTGTCAAGGTTATCATCGTAACACTTTAGTGCTTCATCTTTTAGTTTCTCCATTTCATTAATGTAACTTTTCACATCAATCTCTGTTTTTCGTTTGAGAAACCGTTGTAGGTACAGCCATTTGTATTTTTCCATTGAGCCAAGTTGTGGTCTTTTGTTATGGTAAGGACCAATAGAGATAGTCTTTGGAGTATAAGCCTTTGAATTTGATTCACGTAAGCAAACATTTACTTTGAATATGGTAGTGGATTTGATAGACGAATTGTCCATGTCCTTGACCTTTTCCTCAAAGATTTGATTTGCAGCTTTTTTAGTTTGTAATGCCAATTGATCTTGACCACTTGTTTCCTTTTTCTCGATTAAATGGGCCACTTTCCTCACTTCTTCTATCTGCAATAAGTGGGAAAAAGTcatattttttctcctttttcacATAAATAGCTACTACTAAATGACGACCATACAAAACAAAAATGTTCTTTTTCGTTTCCGATAAAGAGTgaaattttttccaatttttttttaaataacttAAGTACTCGCTAAATATTAAGCAGTGAATAGAGAAAATAGTTAGTCAATTTATCAAAAGAATCGGAAATGAGTTGTTCTTTAACTAATACTTTTTCATATATctttatattttgaattgttaattcTAGTAACTTATAGTACTTGTTAGCAATGGCGAAGCCACATGGTCACAAGGGTACATGGTCACAAGGGTGGTTAGTTGACCACTTTGTCGAAAAATTGCATTATGTGTACAGATAGAGTATTACGTTTTAAGGCTATATAATACATATTAAACACTCTTGGTCGAGAATTTTTTTCACCTCTTTCAAATTTGAATACATTTGAAAAAATTTCTAATTTTGCCGCTGCTTGTTATGTAGTTTGAATTATATAAATTTACTTATAAAAAtttaaagattctatatccgaatTCATAGTCaaagttaaagaatttaaagtatCTTGCTTTTTTGGACAgaggtacttttttttttttaatctattcATAACTATTTTGGTCACATCAATAATGTACTTCTTAAAGTAGTAGAAAGATTAAAAAgttactttaattaaataaatagttACTCCTAATTGATAAAAAGACACTGAAAGAAAAAGATGCCCGCCGAACAAAAACCTGTCATATCTTTTCTTACTTTTTAAAGTTTATCATTTATCCCGACATaataaagaataaaataatcACAGTAATTATTTTATGCACATGAAACTAATCTTTTGTCATCAATTTAAGCAGTATTTGTTTTGTGAGTGACAAATATATGTATAGAAAGAGATATACCTCATCTTTCTTAGCTTCTCTTAGAGGATTTTGATCAGATAGTGCAATTCGATGATCTAGTGGAACAATCTCAGTATTGTTTGCCATCCCTAATTTTAGATAGCTTTCTTGAGACTGTAAGTCCAATAATAAAAAGAGAGATAGAGATGGTTAATAATTTTAATTCATAGATTGAAAGATTTAAAAAGATCAGGAAAGTACACTTTTAATATCAAATGAGAACATATAAGCCATGATATTCATGTCTTATAATTTGTGCTTACATTTTAATTAATATGCTTATATTCTTATTGTGAAAAAGGGAGAGTACTCCTTAAGAAAATGGAAGTATAAGGGAGTAAGTATTCCTTTAGTAGTATGTTACATATAGAgtgataaataaatataaaaactcCATGATATAACATCCTtatatgtttattaattttctcGAAGCTTACAAAAAAACCATACATATCAACAAAGTGTAGACTGTATAAAATGGAGTATTTAAAATCGTAATGGCTTTAATTACTTAAGAATGTAATTAGTTTCTTGTGTTAATCATATAGAACGGGAAATGCAGAGAGTTACCACTTTAATTTGGCTGATTATCCCAAAATCATAGGGGGTTAAGTCATAGGGGATTAAGTCAAAACCCCAAAGAATGAAACTTGGCTGAAATGTGAAAACCTAAAGACACTTCAAGTTGATGTCTAGATCCAATCTAATTAACCAAAAAAAATCTTACAAAGACATAGGGAATTAAATTGTTTAGATCAGTTGGAGTACAAATTGATTAATTCACTAGATATCTCTGTTGTATCTCATCAACATATGTATTGAATAATTATCTGCACCAAAAGTTAGATATAATAAAATCACCTAACTCATGAAAAACTTTTCTCGTTGTTGACTTTCTCCCGATAAGTTTACATATGGCTTTGAAAGgtgtgtacggtcaaaatcgattgaCTTAGTCATACGGACTGGTCGAGACGATGATGTTTCGATCAAAGAGTATCTGCATGACAAGCTCGATCGAAGTCCGAAGtagggacgtcgagcttcgagctataagaccgatcaatgacaagctcggtatcattatcgagcttaTATttaaatcgaactacgaggcaaggCGTAGATTATCGAAGATAcctagaccgaccaacactcacaCCGAATATCGATACCCCAAtacagaatcgagctcgaaccaagaccggcggctcgatccaataccgagctcgatccagtatcgagctcgcagacatgagccgttacaaccgcaccaagagagagaatcttgacgAGAACCGAGGAAAAGataaatcatcatgggtcctccactatgtgtattattttattattttattatagataaagcaatgaccctctattataaaagggaggatccttgtaagctatggacACAAGATAAACTGCAATAAATAGATCTTTTTCTGATATACACTGAGATTTCTTTGTGCTTATTTTGTTTCACCTTATTCAATTTCTCTGTTCATCATTCCTATCCTCATAGCCAAAATACATGTATTGTTATCTTTTGTATCAAAGAatattacgtatccttagaaccatacttaaatttaacgttatctaaTTTTTCGGacaaatagtttggcgcccaccgtgggactaaggataacagtgattgtttgatataaatctacagtacactctAGCCTACAACTTCAAGTCAGCAATGGCTTTACTTAttgacctcgaagccggccttcaagatgaaaccaacaacttggcactagGGACCGGAAGGCTACCTGACGAtggcaacgaggctcgaatcgaagtacccgaaattcgagccgaagtaccatttgatgtcaattcacaaatagctctggaggcgaatcagcattccgaaccggaaagaagcattcaaggCGGTGCTCGACCCGAAGCCCAAGATACCCACAACACGGgagaaatcggggtcagcttgcgtatgatcttcaaaatgctacaagcccaacaagcagcgatagctcagttacagagccaaactcctATACAAAGAAGGCCGGACTCTAATCCGcatcgagaagtcacccccagaacggagcccgccatagtgaaatcgaacgagcaagaatcagggaccactcccgaaattactagattgctcgaggaactcaaaaaacgagtcgaagccaagaacaagaaagtggaaacatataatgccagggtcgatcaaattgcgggggctccgccaatgataaaagggcctgattcgaaaaaattcatacaaaagccttttcccttgtgcggccccaaaaccaattccCAAAATATtctgcatgcccgaaattccaaaatataacggtacgaccgatcctaacgaacatgtcacctcttacacatgtgccatcaaaggcaacgattttgaggaagatgagatcgaatccgtgttgttgaaaaagttcggggagaccctctcgaagggagcgatgatctggtatcacaatttgccaccaaattccatcgattctttttccatgttagcagattcgttcgtaaaggcacatgctggttcCATAAAGGTTGAAACAAGGAAATCATACCTCTtgaaagtaaaacaaaggggtaacaAAATActaagggaattcgtatcccgatttcagatggaacgcatggaattgccactggtcacagacgattgtgctgtacaagctttcacccaagggttgaacgagctaagttcgataGTATCACGtcagctgaaacaaaatttgatcgagtatccagcaataacttgggcagatatacacaaccggtatcaatcaaaaatcagggtcgaggacgatcaaTTGGGAGCTTCGTACGGACCCGTGCATCAGAGCAGGACAACCACTAAGAACCAAAGGGAGATCGATAGAGAACAAAGGTTGACCatagaccgatatcaaccgtacgccACAGATCAGATGAATAACGGTTCAGCACGCaatacagttcggaacaatcaGAGGATagatcgagggcaaaattcttgcggacttatgagcaagagcggctttgataaatatgccgatcatatagaagttcctcgattatcagagtataacttcagcattgatgcatccgccatcgtgtcggctatcggatgcatcaaagacaccagatggcctcgacccatgcagaccgatcctgcccaaaggaatcccaatcaaatttGCGAATATCATGGAACCCATGGcaacagaacggaagattgcatgcaattaagagaggaagtggcccgcttatttaacaaaggcaccttcgggaatttctgagtgatagggcgaagaatcaCTTTAAGAACAAGGATTTTGGAAAGCAAAACAAGCTACAAGAACCGcagcacatcattcacatgatcatcgacggcgtcgatacccctcagggactggtgcttaaacgcactaaaacgtcgattgtgagggaaaaacgatctcgaactcatgattacacacccatagggactttgtctttcaaggatgaagatgaagagggagtcatccaacctcataacgatgcactggtaatatccgtactcatgaataaaactaaaattaagcgtgtgttaattgatcgaggtagctcagccaatatcatcagatcgagggtcgtagaatagctcggcctgcaggaccaggtcgtacccgcaactaTGGTTCTAaaaggattcaatatggcatgtgaaaccaccaaaggcgagataatcctaccaataaatgtggccggaaccatccaggaaacaaagtttcacgtgatcgaaggcgatatgagatataacgcccttctcggaaggccatggatctacaacatgagagctgtaccttcgaccctacactaggtcctcaaattcccaacatcgagaggtgtcaaagtagtgtacggagaacaatcGACCGCGAAGGAAATGTTCGCcatcgaagaagcaaaatcaatatcttcgccttcgccgataaaaggatcgggtTCAGAAGGAGAACAaaacaccaaatagcaatcacagacatcggcttcgacccagctaGGTAGCCAGTACATCGAAGAAGATGACGATcaatggatccctcgatccttcgtgaccccCGATGATTCCTACGCCACCAagtcaacaattgaggaactggagcaaatcatactaatcgaacattggcccgaacgaaaggtatacctgggaacaggtttgagccccgaactcaggaaaaaacttattcgatttcttatcgataacattgattattttgcctggtcccatttagatataacagggatcctaccggacataacgacacatcggctaagtttggaccctcggttcagaccggtgaagcaaaaaagaagaccccagtcggaggtaaagcacgcattcataaaggaagaggtaaccaaacttctcaagatagggtccattcgggaggtgaaataccctgaatggttagccaatgtggttgtagtgcc containing:
- the LOC104105036 gene encoding UPF0481 protein At3g47200-like, with the translated sequence MAHHIEITQMDHQIPLLDQTSVNESQESYLKLGMANNTEIVPLDHRIALSDQNPLREAKKDEIEEVRKVAHLIEKKETSGQDQLALQTKKAANQIFEEKVKDMDNSSIKSTTIFKVNVCLRESNSKAYTPKTISIGPYHNKRPQLGSMEKYKWLYLQRFLKRKTEIDVKSYINEMEKLKDEALKCYDDNLDSDIVVKFSQMLLLDGCFVVEFIRERCEVEPEESNQIINLEWMINQVCLDMVLLEYQLPFFVLTMLHDMTKNPTERSFLNMVRTTLLNIFPKVTFMPPSEIDDLNAENIDHLLDAVHMFCRPSHDQKTRETKNASSRGKECCKISFCGNILQLTRSKEIPDVLDLWDCYHIPSATELYNAGVSFSKIGSVAEDVNDKTTLFDINFEKGLMKIPCFTIEDTMETFMRNLIAYEQHSSGAYPYFSNYAHIMTQLIGSHRDVNLLRQNKIILKDLGDDKEVASIFKKLSSGVIVTDFYYREECSKLIQHCEKPWSQMMASLRHNYFQSPWAGASTVAAITLLILTVIQTILAFKENQKKRKQDF